The following are encoded in a window of Ranitomeya variabilis isolate aRanVar5 chromosome 8, aRanVar5.hap1, whole genome shotgun sequence genomic DNA:
- the CDC42EP1 gene encoding cdc42 effector protein 1: MSLGSLPVIKNLVSRSRRERVSLTPEMISPPLGDFRHTMHVGRKGEVFGDTSFLTHCHEKHRHPRWNYITKKLRQARWMSPERQSLGHPISPPPPVSPIIKNAVSLPLLHKRNWDEEIDGSPGEAWNSMSESHSHYGLGSGFCTMPRLSSSEDPSEDTSSQKPDEDWASSGFPDTEDCSVSTVPSEPSSSLWRADSMQSLVMDFGPSLMTEILEGISFSDIPKKTEGASVLHEQSMLSTTNDLSNFDGTFVKSQSETHQFHCDIHKPKGFASWEPTTIAEEMEIDTDSGITGSEQGSRCITAELYDSGDGSEIEM, from the exons ATGAGTCTTGGCAGTCTTCCGGTCATAAAAAACCTAGTTTCTCGATCCAGACGAGAACGGGTATCATTAACACCAGAAATGATTAGTCCTCCTCTTGGTGACTTTAGGCACACAATGCATGTAGGACGAAAAGGAGAAGTCTTTGGGGACACCTCCTTTCTCACCCATTGCCATGAGAAGCACAGGCACCCTCGTTGGAATTACATCACCAAGAAATTACGCCAAGCTCGATGGATGTCTCCTGAACGCCAGTCCCTTGGACATCCAATATCACCCCCTCCACCTGTTTCTCCAATTATTAAGAATGCTGTGTCCTTGCCACTTCTCCATAAGCGAAATTGGGATGAAGAGATAGATGGGAGCCCAGGAGAAGCCTGGAACTCTATGTCAGAGTCACACAGCCATTATG gtcTAGGATCTGGATTTTGCACCATGCCAAGGCTCTCATCCTCAGAAGATCCATCAGAGGATACTAGCTCTCAAAAACCTGATGAAGACTGGGCCAGCTCCGGATTTCCAGATACAGAGGATTGCAGCGTCTCCACTGTTCCTTCTGAGCCTTCTAGCAGTCTGTGGCGCGCTGACTCTATGCAATCGTTGGTTATGGACTTTGGCCCATCACTCATGACTGAGATTCTAGAAGGTATAAGCTTCTCAGATATTCCTAAAAAAACAGAAGGTGCAAGCGTTCTCCACGAACAAAGTATGTTATCAACTACCAATGACCTGTCCAATTTTGATGGaacttttgtgaaaagccaatctgAAACGCATCAATTCCATTGTGATATTCACAAACCCAAAGGTTTTGCAAGTTGGGAACCAACCACAATAGCTGAGGAAATGGAGATTGATACAGACAGTGGAATAACAGGATCTGAGCAGGGAAGCAGATGCATCACCGCAGAATTATATGATTCTGGTGATGGTTCTGaaatagaaatgtag